One region of Jatrophihabitans cynanchi genomic DNA includes:
- a CDS encoding GNAT family N-acetyltransferase, which translates to MLTPDYPIRTERLLLRPLDAATDVDAVHAYQSREDVCRYIPYSPRSRDEVAGRLADPQRTRSTLDEAGQAIALAVVRRDTGELVGDVMLMWHSAEHRAGEIGYVLNPEHEGHGYVTEACRALLALAFDGLDLHRVVGRVDARNEKSAAVLRRLGMRQEAVLVENEWFKGEWTTELDFAILAAEWRAGQAQASA; encoded by the coding sequence ATGCTCACCCCGGACTACCCGATCCGCACCGAACGGCTGCTGCTGCGCCCGCTCGACGCGGCCACCGACGTCGACGCCGTGCACGCCTACCAGTCGCGCGAGGACGTCTGCCGCTACATCCCGTACTCGCCGCGCAGCCGGGACGAGGTGGCCGGGCGGCTGGCCGATCCGCAGCGCACCCGCTCGACGCTCGACGAGGCCGGCCAGGCGATCGCGCTCGCGGTGGTGCGCCGCGACACCGGCGAACTGGTGGGCGACGTCATGCTGATGTGGCACAGCGCCGAGCACCGCGCCGGCGAGATCGGGTACGTGCTCAACCCCGAGCACGAGGGTCACGGCTACGTGACCGAGGCATGCCGGGCGCTGCTCGCGCTCGCCTTCGACGGGCTGGACCTGCACCGCGTCGTCGGGCGGGTCGACGCCCGCAACGAGAAGTCCGCGGCCGTGCTGCGCCGGCTCGGGATGCGCCAGGAGGCCGTCCTCGTCGAGAACGAGTGGTTCAAGGGCGAGTGGACGACCGAGCTCGACTTCGCCATCCTCGCCGCCGAGTGGCGGGCGGGGCAGGCTCAGGCCAGCGCCTGA
- a CDS encoding acetoin utilization protein AcuC produces the protein MSCTACAIWDEGYLAYDFGEHPMNPVRLELTIRLARELGVLDRLEVLPPRAADEQQLRTVHAADYLDAVRTASVDQDFTGYGLGTDDDPVFPGMFEASALIAGGSAIAAQQVWGGHVQHAVNIAGGLHHAMPGYASGFCVFNDVALAIRTMLAAGATRIAYVDIDVHHGDGVQAAFYEDPRVLTISLHQDPRTLFPGTGMPTETGRGPGEGTAINLALPPGTGDSGWLRAFRAVVPGAVRAFAPEVLVTQCGCDTHHEDPLANLELSVDGQRAAIGELHALAHEAAGGRWVAFGGGGYGVIRCVPRTWTHLLAEASGVRVPPETRIPDAWTDHLRGRGVSGELPRTMGEDRVPFAERWQPGGESWLDRAIGATRHASFPLLGLDPDDPRD, from the coding sequence ATGAGCTGCACAGCGTGCGCCATCTGGGACGAGGGTTACCTCGCGTACGACTTCGGCGAGCACCCGATGAACCCGGTGCGGCTCGAGCTGACGATCCGGCTCGCGCGCGAGCTCGGCGTACTGGACCGGCTCGAGGTGCTGCCGCCGCGCGCCGCCGACGAGCAGCAACTGCGCACCGTCCACGCCGCCGACTACCTCGACGCGGTCCGCACGGCGAGCGTCGACCAGGACTTCACCGGCTACGGCCTCGGCACCGACGACGACCCGGTGTTCCCCGGCATGTTCGAGGCGTCGGCGCTGATCGCGGGCGGCTCGGCGATCGCGGCGCAGCAGGTGTGGGGCGGGCACGTGCAGCACGCGGTGAACATCGCCGGCGGCCTGCACCACGCGATGCCGGGCTACGCCAGCGGGTTCTGCGTCTTCAACGACGTCGCGCTGGCGATCCGCACTATGCTGGCCGCGGGCGCCACCAGGATCGCGTACGTCGACATCGACGTGCACCACGGCGACGGCGTGCAGGCCGCGTTCTACGAAGACCCGCGGGTGCTGACGATCAGCCTGCACCAGGACCCACGCACCCTGTTCCCTGGCACGGGCATGCCGACCGAGACCGGGCGCGGCCCGGGCGAGGGCACCGCGATCAACCTGGCCCTGCCGCCCGGCACCGGTGATTCAGGCTGGTTGCGCGCCTTCCGCGCCGTCGTGCCCGGGGCGGTACGGGCGTTCGCGCCGGAGGTGCTGGTCACCCAGTGCGGCTGCGACACGCACCACGAGGACCCGCTGGCCAACCTGGAGCTGTCCGTCGACGGGCAGCGGGCCGCGATCGGCGAGCTGCACGCCCTCGCGCACGAGGCCGCCGGCGGCAGGTGGGTGGCGTTCGGCGGCGGCGGATACGGGGTGATCCGGTGCGTGCCGCGCACCTGGACGCACCTGCTGGCCGAGGCCTCCGGCGTCCGCGTCCCGCCGGAGACCCGGATCCCGGACGCGTGGACGGACCACCTGCGCGGCCGGGGCGTCTCCGGCGAGCTGCCGCGCACGATGGGCGAGGACCGCGTCCCGTTCGCCGAACGGTGGCAGCCGGGTGGGGAGAGCTGGCTGGACCGCGCGATCGGCGCGACCCGCCACGCGTCCTTCCCGCTGCTCGGCCTGGACCCGGACGACCCCCGTGACTGA
- a CDS encoding bifunctional acetate--CoA ligase family protein/GNAT family N-acetyltransferase has translation MTDSADPVPDYDDAEAPPPPPHWEADVVVADGGTVHLRPIRPSDAPKLVALHGGLSPRTRYLRYFSAYPRIPERDLYRFSHVDHHDRVALIVELGGAAIAVGRYERSPGTDGVPSAEVAFVVADAHQGRGIGSVLLEHLAAAGRECGIRRFVAVVLAENSAMIRVFRDAGYEVTRHLEYGEVNLEFAIDETAVTEAVMREREQRAEARSIARLLNPGSVAIVGASNDAGKIGHAVVVNLLRSGFDGPLYPVNPDARHVSGIPAYRSVLDVPGELDLAVIAVPAPSVAAVVDECAQRGVKGLIVISGGFGERGAEEEREAGRTAQRALVTAARAHGMRVVGPNCLGVVNTAAGVRLNASLAPLPPLPGRVGFFSQSGALGVTILGEAARRGLGVSTFVSAGNRADVSGNDMLQFWETDERTDVVLMYLESFGNPRKFARLTRRLGRTKPIVTIKSGTGTVLVAGLEQTSVDVPDVSARALFEASGVIRVETVSGMFDVALLLSTQPLPAGGRVAVVGNSTAIGVLVANACSAEGLQLTRLVDVGVDAGAEAFEPALAGAVADPDVDAIVVVFVPPLPRSAGDDVAVALRTIAASSQKPVLSTFLGFEGVPDALAAAGEEAAPRGSVPSYPSPERAVRALARAVRYAAWRATPAGVVPELADLDLDRARELVDGVLTAAPQGRELTVDEAGRLLGSVGVLLSYEEPARTVEVVFTVFDDHSFGALVSFGLGGVATELLGDTAYAAAPLTTQDAEQLIGTPRAAPLLTGYEGSEPCDTAALADLALRLSALGDALPELAECRVGALATPFGVQVTSVAARLAPPTARGDTGPRRMRGL, from the coding sequence GTGACTGACTCCGCCGACCCCGTCCCGGACTACGACGACGCCGAGGCGCCGCCCCCGCCGCCGCACTGGGAGGCCGACGTGGTGGTCGCCGACGGCGGGACCGTGCACCTGCGCCCGATCCGTCCGTCCGACGCGCCGAAGCTGGTCGCCCTGCACGGCGGGCTGTCCCCGCGCACCCGCTACCTGCGTTACTTCTCCGCCTATCCGCGCATCCCCGAGCGCGACCTGTACCGGTTCAGCCATGTCGACCACCACGACCGGGTGGCGCTGATCGTCGAACTCGGCGGTGCGGCGATAGCCGTCGGCCGGTACGAGCGGTCACCCGGGACCGACGGTGTACCCAGCGCCGAGGTCGCGTTCGTGGTCGCCGACGCGCACCAGGGCCGTGGCATCGGCTCGGTGCTGCTCGAACACCTCGCGGCGGCCGGGCGCGAATGCGGCATCAGGCGGTTCGTCGCGGTCGTGCTCGCCGAGAACAGCGCGATGATCCGGGTGTTCCGCGACGCCGGATACGAGGTCACGCGGCACCTGGAGTACGGCGAGGTGAACCTGGAGTTCGCGATCGACGAGACGGCGGTGACCGAGGCGGTGATGCGCGAGCGCGAGCAGCGGGCCGAGGCGCGCTCGATCGCCCGGCTGCTCAACCCGGGGTCGGTGGCGATCGTCGGGGCCAGCAACGACGCCGGCAAGATCGGGCACGCGGTCGTGGTCAACCTGTTGCGCAGCGGCTTCGACGGACCGCTCTACCCGGTGAACCCGGACGCGCGGCACGTCAGCGGGATCCCGGCGTACCGCAGCGTGCTGGACGTCCCGGGCGAGCTCGACCTGGCGGTGATCGCGGTCCCGGCGCCGTCGGTGGCGGCGGTCGTCGACGAGTGCGCCCAGCGCGGGGTCAAGGGGCTGATCGTGATCAGCGGCGGGTTCGGCGAGCGCGGCGCCGAAGAGGAACGCGAGGCGGGCCGGACGGCCCAGCGCGCCCTGGTCACGGCGGCCCGGGCACACGGGATGCGCGTGGTCGGCCCGAACTGCCTCGGCGTGGTGAACACCGCGGCCGGGGTGCGGCTGAACGCCTCGCTCGCGCCGCTGCCGCCGCTGCCCGGGCGGGTCGGCTTCTTCTCCCAGTCCGGTGCGCTGGGCGTGACGATCCTGGGCGAGGCCGCGCGGCGCGGGCTGGGCGTCTCGACGTTCGTCTCGGCCGGGAACCGCGCGGACGTGTCCGGCAATGACATGCTGCAGTTCTGGGAGACCGACGAGCGCACCGACGTCGTGCTGATGTACCTGGAGAGCTTCGGCAACCCGCGCAAGTTCGCCCGGTTGACCCGCCGGCTCGGCCGCACCAAGCCGATCGTCACCATCAAGAGCGGCACCGGAACCGTCCTGGTCGCCGGCCTGGAGCAGACGTCGGTCGACGTGCCGGACGTCAGCGCGCGCGCCCTGTTCGAGGCGTCCGGCGTGATCCGGGTGGAGACGGTCAGCGGCATGTTCGACGTGGCGCTGCTGCTGTCGACGCAGCCGCTGCCGGCGGGCGGCCGGGTCGCGGTGGTCGGCAACTCGACCGCGATCGGGGTGCTCGTGGCGAACGCCTGTTCCGCCGAGGGGCTGCAGCTGACGCGTCTGGTCGACGTCGGGGTGGACGCCGGCGCGGAGGCGTTCGAGCCGGCCCTGGCCGGTGCGGTGGCCGACCCGGACGTCGACGCGATCGTGGTGGTGTTCGTTCCGCCGCTGCCGCGTTCGGCCGGTGACGATGTGGCCGTCGCCCTGCGCACGATCGCGGCGTCGAGCCAGAAGCCGGTGCTGTCGACCTTCCTCGGCTTCGAGGGCGTGCCGGACGCGCTCGCGGCAGCCGGCGAGGAGGCTGCGCCCCGCGGCTCGGTGCCGTCGTACCCGTCCCCGGAGCGGGCGGTGCGGGCCCTGGCCCGGGCGGTGCGGTACGCGGCGTGGCGCGCGACCCCGGCCGGGGTGGTGCCCGAGCTCGCGGACCTCGACCTCGACCGCGCGCGGGAGCTGGTGGACGGCGTGCTGACGGCCGCGCCGCAGGGCCGCGAGCTGACCGTCGACGAGGCCGGCCGGCTGCTCGGCTCGGTGGGCGTGCTGCTGTCCTACGAGGAGCCGGCGCGGACCGTCGAGGTGGTCTTCACCGTGTTCGACGACCACTCGTTCGGCGCGCTGGTGTCCTTCGGGCTGGGCGGGGTGGCCACCGAGTTGCTCGGCGACACCGCGTACGCCGCTGCGCCGCTCACCACCCAGGACGCGGAGCAGCTGATCGGTACCCCGCGCGCCGCGCCGCTGCTCACCGGCTACGAGGGCAGCGAACCGTGCGACACCGCGGCGCTCGCCGACCTGGCGCTGCGGCTGTCGGCGCTCGGCGACGCGCTGCCGGAGCTGGCCGAGTGCCGGGTGGGCGCGCTGGCCACGCCGTTCGGCGTGCAGGTGACGTCGGTGGCCGCCCGGCTGGCGCCGCCCACGGCGCGCGGAGACACCGGCCCGCGGCGCATGCGCGGCCTCTAG
- a CDS encoding SigE family RNA polymerase sigma factor — MRDEPAFRAFVEANGATLLHAARLLTGDHYRGEDLVQTALTRVYLKWDRIDAPLAYARKAMVTAHIDSTRRKWWGERPTETLPEVPVADSTTGTDERDELRRLLTGLSPKERAVIVLRYYCDLPEQETAETLGMPVGTVKSTCSRALARLRVELSVGGTP, encoded by the coding sequence ATGCGTGACGAGCCGGCGTTCCGCGCGTTCGTCGAGGCGAACGGCGCGACGCTGCTGCACGCTGCCCGGCTGCTGACCGGCGACCATTACCGTGGAGAGGACCTCGTGCAGACCGCGCTCACCCGGGTCTACCTCAAGTGGGACCGGATCGACGCACCGCTGGCGTACGCGCGCAAGGCGATGGTCACCGCGCACATCGATTCCACGCGCCGCAAGTGGTGGGGCGAGCGGCCGACCGAGACACTGCCGGAGGTGCCGGTCGCCGACAGCACCACCGGCACCGACGAGCGGGACGAGCTGCGCCGCCTGCTCACCGGGCTGAGCCCCAAGGAACGCGCGGTGATCGTGCTGCGCTACTACTGCGACCTGCCGGAACAGGAAACCGCAGAGACGCTGGGGATGCCGGTCGGCACGGTCAAGAGCACCTGTTCGCGCGCGCTGGCCCGGCTGCGCGTCGAGCTGTCGGTAGGAGGAACGCCATGA
- a CDS encoding GNAT family N-acetyltransferase, with the protein MRVEVVDEALTRGLRRSVLRPNLLPGAPLPGDELTGAVHLGAIGDDGVALCTCFIYRDAPPWQPGRTDGWHLRQMATLPGYRGRGLGALVVGAAVRQARERGGALLWCNARESAIGFYLRQGFRPHGGIFVEHEIPHQRLWLELGDAPTSSMQVEAGGDA; encoded by the coding sequence GTGCGTGTCGAGGTCGTCGACGAGGCGCTGACCCGCGGGCTGCGCCGGAGCGTGCTGCGCCCGAACCTGCTGCCTGGTGCACCGCTGCCCGGTGACGAGCTGACCGGCGCGGTGCACCTCGGCGCGATCGGCGACGACGGCGTCGCGCTGTGCACCTGCTTCATCTACCGGGACGCCCCGCCGTGGCAGCCGGGCCGCACGGACGGCTGGCACCTGCGCCAGATGGCCACGCTTCCCGGATACCGCGGGCGTGGTCTCGGTGCGCTCGTGGTCGGCGCCGCCGTCCGGCAGGCACGCGAGCGCGGCGGCGCGCTGTTGTGGTGCAACGCGCGCGAGAGCGCGATCGGCTTCTACCTTCGGCAGGGTTTCCGGCCGCACGGCGGGATCTTCGTCGAACACGAGATCCCGCACCAGCGGCTGTGGCTGGAACTCGGTGACGCGCCCACCTCGTCGATGCAGGTGGAGGCAGGTGGCGATGCGTGA
- a CDS encoding SET domain-containing protein-lysine N-methyltransferase — MTAAVLARVAPSAIAGAGTFAARAIAAGTELALGEAVNHSCEPNLWWAGPHRFLARREIAAGEELTYDYATVIADPQFLLRCHCESYRCRQMVTGEDWQIPQLQRLYAGRWGPDVRERLDS, encoded by the coding sequence GTGACCGCCGCGGTGCTCGCCCGCGTAGCCCCGTCGGCGATCGCCGGCGCCGGAACGTTCGCGGCGCGCGCGATCGCCGCCGGCACCGAGCTCGCACTCGGCGAGGCGGTCAATCACAGCTGCGAGCCGAACCTGTGGTGGGCCGGCCCGCACCGGTTCCTGGCGCGCCGCGAGATCGCAGCCGGCGAGGAGCTCACCTACGACTACGCGACCGTGATCGCCGACCCGCAGTTCCTGCTGCGTTGCCACTGCGAGAGCTACCGGTGCCGGCAGATGGTGACCGGCGAGGACTGGCAGATCCCGCAGCTGCAACGGCTGTACGCCGGACGGTGGGGACCCGACGTGCGGGAGCGGCTCGACAGCTAG
- a CDS encoding VWA domain-containing protein, protein MSARYGAWHGGPDPLEPPFDIREALDRVGDDVLAGASPRQALNRLLRQGAGDRDGLDALRRRARSRARELRNSGRLDGTLQQVRELLEQALEAERRALFPDPDDSARMAEAELDALPNDAARAVRALAEYQWRSPEAAAAYARIQQLLREEVLDAQFAGMRNALQNATSQDLDQIRQMMQALNDMLDADARGEHTQAQFEAFMAQYGQYFPDSPQNLAELVDSLARRAAAAQRLMDSLTPEQRGELESLMQQALGDAGLAEQMARLQQGLRSARPDLPWGGRQRMDGDQGLGYADATGALAELADLDQLDELLSQEYPGASLEDIDEELIERALGSSAVDDMDQLRRIERELREQGYLQRGSDGLKLTPRALRRLGSTALRRVFDVLESRGRGGHDVRDAGAAGEVTGASREWRFGDEQPLDVVRTVRNAVLRSSVEGRPLRLTGEDFEVVETERRSSAAVALLVDMSYSMELRGTWGEAKTTALALHSLISTKYPQDAIEIIGFSDYARVMSTGALVEHDWDRVQGTNLQHGLMLARRFLDKHRNAEPVILVITDGEPTAHLARDGFADFSWPPTPETIAATLAEVERCTRRGATINIFMLDDDPRLIEFMQEVGRRNGGRVFLPKLGRLGEFVVADYLRARHGRRQRRAG, encoded by the coding sequence GTGAGCGCGCGATACGGGGCCTGGCACGGGGGGCCGGACCCGCTGGAACCGCCGTTCGACATCCGCGAGGCGCTGGACCGGGTCGGCGACGACGTGCTGGCCGGCGCCTCGCCGCGCCAGGCGCTGAACCGGCTGCTGCGGCAGGGCGCGGGCGACCGCGACGGGCTGGACGCGCTGCGCCGCCGTGCCCGCTCGCGCGCCCGCGAGCTGCGCAACAGCGGCCGGCTGGACGGGACGCTGCAGCAGGTCCGCGAGCTGCTCGAGCAGGCTCTCGAGGCCGAGCGCCGCGCCCTGTTCCCCGACCCGGACGATTCGGCGCGAATGGCCGAGGCCGAGCTGGACGCGCTGCCCAACGACGCCGCCCGCGCGGTGCGCGCCCTGGCCGAGTACCAGTGGCGCTCACCGGAGGCTGCTGCCGCCTACGCGCGGATCCAGCAACTGCTGCGCGAGGAGGTGCTCGACGCGCAGTTCGCCGGCATGCGCAACGCGCTGCAGAACGCGACGTCGCAGGACCTCGACCAGATCCGGCAGATGATGCAGGCGCTCAACGACATGCTCGACGCGGACGCCCGCGGCGAGCACACCCAGGCTCAGTTCGAGGCGTTCATGGCGCAGTACGGGCAGTACTTCCCGGACAGCCCGCAGAACCTCGCCGAGCTCGTCGACTCGCTCGCCCGCCGGGCGGCGGCGGCCCAGCGGCTGATGGACTCGCTGACCCCCGAACAGCGCGGCGAGCTCGAGTCGCTGATGCAGCAGGCACTCGGCGACGCCGGGCTGGCCGAGCAGATGGCCCGGCTGCAGCAGGGCCTGCGCTCGGCCCGTCCCGACCTGCCGTGGGGCGGCCGGCAGCGGATGGACGGTGACCAGGGCCTCGGCTACGCGGACGCCACCGGCGCGCTGGCCGAGCTCGCCGACCTCGACCAGCTCGACGAACTGCTGTCCCAGGAATACCCGGGCGCCAGCCTGGAGGACATCGACGAGGAGCTGATCGAGCGCGCGCTCGGCAGCAGCGCCGTCGACGACATGGACCAGTTGCGCCGCATCGAGCGCGAGCTGCGCGAGCAGGGCTACCTGCAGCGCGGCAGCGACGGCCTCAAGCTGACGCCGCGCGCGCTGCGCCGGCTCGGCTCGACCGCGCTGCGGCGCGTCTTCGACGTGCTCGAATCCCGTGGACGCGGCGGGCACGACGTGCGCGATGCGGGCGCGGCGGGCGAGGTCACCGGCGCCAGCCGCGAGTGGCGCTTCGGCGACGAGCAGCCGCTGGACGTCGTGCGCACCGTCCGCAATGCGGTGTTGCGGTCGTCCGTGGAAGGCCGTCCGCTGCGGCTGACCGGCGAGGACTTCGAGGTGGTCGAGACCGAGCGCCGCTCGTCCGCCGCCGTCGCGCTGCTCGTGGACATGTCGTACTCGATGGAGCTGCGCGGCACCTGGGGCGAGGCGAAGACGACCGCGCTCGCGCTGCACTCGCTGATCAGCACGAAGTACCCGCAGGACGCGATCGAGATCATCGGGTTCAGCGACTATGCCCGGGTGATGTCCACCGGCGCGCTCGTCGAGCACGACTGGGACCGCGTGCAGGGCACCAACCTGCAACACGGCCTGATGCTGGCGCGCCGGTTCCTGGACAAGCACCGCAACGCCGAGCCGGTGATCCTGGTCATCACCGACGGTGAGCCGACCGCGCACCTGGCCCGCGACGGCTTCGCCGACTTCTCCTGGCCACCCACGCCGGAGACCATTGCGGCCACGCTGGCCGAGGTCGAGCGCTGCACCCGCCGCGGCGCGACCATCAACATCTTCATGCTGGACGACGACCCGCGGCTGATCGAGTTCATGCAGGAGGTGGGCCGGCGCAACGGCGGCCGGGTCTTCCTGCCCAAACTCGGGCGGCTCGGCGAGTTCGTGGTGGCCGACTACCTGCGTGCCCGGCACGGTCGCCGGCAGCGGCGGGCCGGGTGA
- a CDS encoding sigma 54-interacting transcriptional regulator — protein MSAPTTAPSISTLGELRASGHVHRSVKTEIRENLIGRLAAGEPTLPGIVGFEDTVVPEVERALLAGHDLVLLGERGQGKTRLIRTITGLLDEWTPVIAGCEINDHPYAPVCGRCVAIVATDGDLTPVAWKHRSERYGEKLATPDTSVGDLIGDVDPIKVAAGRTLGDPETIHYGLVPRTNRGIIAVNELPDLAERIQVALLNVLEERDIQVRGYQLRMPLDLLLVASANPEDYTNRGRIITPLKDRFGAEVRTHYPLELIDELTLVAQEAAVLWTDASHAAPVVPAHLLEVIARFARGVRDAPQVDQRSGVSARFAIAAVETVAASAVRRAAIAGEPLAVARVADLPCVIPASRGKVEFDDADEGREFEVLEHLLRRAVAETFRARLAGLDLRPLQQKFDDGLTVSSGDAVGADALLAQLGPVPVLSALLERLEPDGIGEGPAAVGIAAAALEFALEGLHLNKRLAKDSDGVRTIYGH, from the coding sequence GTGAGCGCCCCCACCACTGCCCCGTCCATCTCCACACTCGGCGAGCTACGCGCGTCCGGGCACGTGCACCGCAGCGTCAAGACCGAGATCCGCGAGAACCTGATCGGCCGGCTCGCGGCCGGCGAACCGACACTGCCCGGCATCGTCGGCTTCGAGGACACCGTGGTGCCGGAGGTCGAGCGCGCGCTGCTCGCCGGGCACGACCTGGTGCTGCTCGGCGAGCGCGGCCAGGGCAAGACCCGGCTGATCCGCACCATCACCGGCCTGCTCGACGAGTGGACGCCCGTGATCGCCGGCTGCGAGATCAACGATCACCCGTACGCACCGGTGTGCGGCCGCTGCGTGGCGATCGTCGCCACCGACGGCGACCTCACCCCGGTGGCCTGGAAGCACCGCAGCGAGCGGTACGGCGAGAAGCTGGCCACCCCGGACACCTCGGTCGGTGACCTGATCGGTGACGTCGACCCGATCAAGGTCGCCGCGGGCCGCACGCTCGGCGACCCGGAGACCATCCACTACGGGCTGGTGCCGCGCACCAACCGCGGCATCATCGCAGTGAACGAGCTGCCCGACCTGGCCGAGCGGATCCAGGTCGCGCTGCTCAACGTGCTGGAAGAACGCGACATCCAGGTGCGCGGCTACCAGTTGCGGATGCCGCTGGACCTGCTGCTGGTCGCCAGTGCGAATCCGGAGGACTACACCAACCGCGGCCGGATCATCACCCCGCTCAAGGACCGGTTCGGGGCCGAGGTGCGCACCCACTACCCGCTCGAGCTCATCGACGAGCTGACCCTGGTCGCGCAGGAGGCCGCGGTGCTGTGGACGGACGCCTCGCACGCGGCGCCGGTCGTGCCCGCGCACCTGCTCGAGGTGATCGCCCGCTTCGCGCGGGGGGTGCGCGACGCACCGCAGGTCGACCAGCGCTCCGGAGTGTCCGCGCGGTTCGCTATCGCCGCCGTCGAGACGGTCGCCGCGTCGGCGGTGCGCCGGGCCGCGATCGCCGGCGAACCGCTGGCCGTCGCGCGGGTCGCCGACCTGCCCTGCGTCATCCCCGCCTCGCGCGGCAAGGTGGAGTTCGACGACGCCGACGAGGGGCGCGAGTTCGAGGTGCTCGAACACCTGCTGCGGCGCGCCGTCGCCGAGACGTTCCGGGCGCGGCTGGCCGGGCTGGACCTGCGCCCGCTGCAGCAGAAGTTCGACGACGGGCTCACGGTGAGCAGCGGCGACGCGGTCGGCGCCGACGCGCTGCTCGCCCAGCTCGGCCCGGTGCCGGTGCTCTCCGCGCTGCTCGAGCGCCTGGAGCCGGACGGGATCGGGGAGGGCCCGGCGGCGGTGGGGATCGCGGCGGCGGCCTTGGAGTTCGCGCTGGAGGGCCTGCACCTGAACAAGCGCCTGGCCAAGGACAGCGACGGCGTCCGGACGATCTATGGGCACTGA